From Scyliorhinus canicula chromosome 15, sScyCan1.1, whole genome shotgun sequence:
tacatgcgacaataaatcaaatcaaatggctGTTGATCTTAGTCTGATTAACTAAATTTTATAACTAAGgagtgaggggtggtgggagaTGAAGGAATTTTCCTCATGCGACATAATGCTGTGATTTGGAATGTGCTCCCTGAAAGGTGGGTGGAAACAAGCTCAATCGTAATTTTCGGAGAGGAATTAGATAAGTACttgaaaacgaaatgaaaatgcaaggctgtggggaaagggcaggataaTGTATCTGATAGGCCAGCTATGGTAAAGGGCTAGTACTGGTATGATGGGCTGAAATGCCTCCTTTTGTTCTGCTATTTCAATAGGTAATCCTCTTGTCGTAAGGGACCGGTTTATCTCAGTTGcctagacagttggtttgtgatgcagaatcaaggccagcagcgtgggttcaattcccttttatGAACAGGAACTGTTTCTCCCAATCTACTCTCTCCAGCTCCCTCATGACtttaaacatctctatcaaatctcctcttaaccttcgcctctccaaggggaacagtccTAACCTCCCCAATCCGTCCTCATGACTGAAgttcataaaaggatcaagagaGGATACAGATTTAAATTGATTTACTAAAGAAGCAAAATGTGATGTAAGAAGAAACCTTTTAACAAGaacgagtggtttgggtctggactACACCGCTTAGAAACATAGTGGAAACTAGTTCAATCCAGGCATTCAAGAGAAAATTAGATGgtaatttgaatagaaacaatgtgcagggctacGGGGAAACGGCAGGGGAATGGTACAAAGTCATGATGTTCGTTTGGAGAGATAGggtagacacaatgggccaaatggcctccttctggctggaatgtggaactcaagcCCGCAAGAGGTGGGAGAGGTAATTAgcttatttttttattcattaatgAGATGTGGGTATTGATGGCTGGACCAATGTGGCGATGATCCATCTCATTGAACAacagcagtccatgtagtgtaggtacacccacaatgctgctagggagggagttccaggattttgacccagcgacagtgaaggaacggcggcgatatatttgcaagtcagtaCGTTGCATGGCTtagaggggagcttgcaggtagTGATGTTCGCttgtatttgctgcccttgtccttcttactgcagtgcaacttgtagatgatacacactgctgctattgtgtctcagcgatggagggagtgagtgctGGGGATGCATAGGGTTCCAGTGAAGCGGGCTGCTTAGTCTGCAAGCTTCTAATATTTCATAAGGAATCTAGGTTAGCGCAATCGACAAGAGGGGATAGGAAGACATGCAGCAAGGTTCAACTGTGGCTCTGAGTTCGCAAATGGTGGCTTCttgccccgctcctggtctgaGCATCCAATCCAGTCTcgtgccgtactgagggagcactgcagtaTTGGGCGTGCGGTCTTCTGGCTGTGATATTAAATGGAGCCCCAATCTgcctcctcaggtggatgtaacagATCACATGGCACAATGTTGAAGAGTAGGTAAGTTATATTGGCCTGGCCAATATTAACCAACTAAACCAGATGATCTGATCAGtagcacattgctgtttgtgggatcttgctgtgcgcaattgGCTGTTGCATTCCCTTCATTACATCAGTGACTAAACCTGCAAAGTACATGATTATTTGTGAAGCAATTCGGGTCATTCTATGGTTGTGCAtggtgttatataaatgtaagCTTAGATTGGGTGGGGTGTGGATTATaaacattcacaaacattcaaaccctccaccaccaatgaacagccgtgtgtaccatctacaacaggggtgggcaaacttttccgtgcaagggccacattcagaaattcacaattcacaaagggccgcatagtatattaagtaaaataattacttcacccggttatgattctgggcgcctcatatagaacatagaacagtacagcacaaaacaggccattcggccctcgacgttgtgccgagcaatgatcaccctactcaagtcaacgtatccaccctataccagtaagtaacccaacagcccccccccccattaaccttaaaaaaaaaaattttgttttaaaaaaaaattttttttttttttttaatgacttggtgggccgcagaaatacctttggcgggccgcatgcggcccgtgggccatagtttgcccacccctgatctacaagatgcactgcagtaactcaccaaggttccttcgacagcaccttccaaacacatgaccacagccgtctagaaggacaagagcagcagatacctgggagccccaccacctggaggttccccaccaagtcactcaccaccatgagttggaaatatatctcccttccttcacagccactggggcaacctcctggaactccctccccgacagcaatgtgggtggacctacacctgaaagactgtagcggttcaagaaggcaactcaccaccaccttctgaagggcaacgagggatgggcaataaatgctggcctaaccagcgacacccacatcccataaatgaattttttaaaaactaacatAACTAGTTGAACTGAAAGGCCTGTTTCTGTTCTGTATATTCGTAGGTCAATCCAATTATGAAGGCATTAGATGAGGTCTCCATGATAAAAAGAAACTCCCCCAAACACCAGAAACATTGCCTTCTCCAAGGTCAGGAGATGCTAGAATCAAATAATCGGTAAATGTGGGTGTCCAGATAGCAAACTGATAGGCTCCCAGAAACTTTGCAGAGTAACTGAAGAACATTTCTACTTCGATTTGTGCAAACACCAGTAACATATCTCCAAAAGCAAATCCCAAACTATTCCCTGGAATGTGGTGTGCGTGgaaaatttcccttgctgctcctTCAGTGGCACTTTTCCTcggtggagagagagggaatgactGGGACCGGATGAAAAATTAATTCCCTAATcaattggagggtgggggggggggggggggtttgacgctGACGGGGTGGGAAGATGCAGATACACCCCACACAGGCTGAGCAACACTTAAATTTGCACAGAAAGAGATGGGATCACTTTAATATTAAAATATTCTGGACACCACTGCAGATACACAGTTGGTGCATTCTCAtgggatttgtttttaaaaagtgaaccAGTCTCACCTACTTGCCAATATCCTCTCTGCTATTTTTGAGTCTGGGTTGAGATTGCCAATCTGGAACATCTCCAtttctcaccccacccaccatgtAGATATAAATGGAACATGCTGGTCGGTTTGAGCAGGACCTCACCTGTATTCTGCTCCTTGAATGGTGGGAGGTTAGTCTTggttaagaagggggggggggggtgatggatttgaccccccctcctcccatccctcccaCGTCCTCACTGTTAACCAACTGTTCTAACCCAACTGGATTTTCACACTGCCCCTGGTTAACAATTAATACTCTCTCCCCGcccgcagagcccccccccccccccccccaaacatcccgGCGTTTTAAACAAGAGGGAGCTTTGCCCCATGAATCGCATCTTTTAACGCGGGCAGTCCCACACGGATTAGTGGGTTTCTGATGATTTATGAATGAAGGCAGCGAAAACAGTCCCCTGCTTCCCCGAGACACCATTTCCATTTACCTGGAAATTAGAGAATTCAATTGGATCTCATTCTAAGGAGGGATCAGAAATGTAATAAGTAAGTTTGCAGTTCACTGCACTCCCACATTTCGAAGGTAATTTTAGTTAAGATGCCTAAAGCTGATAAAAGGATTTCTCATTCCACACAGCCCATGTCACAACTTTATTTAGCTCTTGCATATCCACATCTTGCTTATTAACTCCAAGCCTGTAGAGCGTTTTAATTAACTACTTTGCTTTAGTTTGaatgctgtttttttttcaaactatACTAGATTCATTTATGTAAAATTCCCCATGACTGACGCTTCATCAACAACTTCCTTAATGGAAATCTAATGATCCAGAACGGGTGCCGGTCTCAGACattcgcttggggggggggggggggggggggcaaggcgcTGCCACTGTTAATATCAGTAATCGATCAAAAAATTAGCAAAAATAAATGCAAACATCGTATTTAGTTTTAATGATATTGTGAATATGACTGCGCTGGAGATGAGCTATGGGTCCCCGCACATTTACATAAGGTCACCCATCTCGATCAGACCCAGGACGTGGCTCTCTTTATTAAATGCCAGTCATGTTAAAAGTCTCAACACGGATTAGCTGGAGGTAAATAAAGGTTACATTGCAAAAACGTCCACCAAAAGCCCTCACAACAACAACAATGATTGAGTGCTCTATTGTAAAAAGGCACAGCAGTCTGATTGTAAGTTGTAAATATAAAATGGATTTATTAGCCAAGAGACAAGGTAATAATGCCTCGGTCACTGCTCGGGATGGTGCACGTTGCCTGGATCCCTGTTCTATAACCACGGGAAACTTTCATTCGACGTTTACAGCATATGCTCTCAAACTACCTCTCTAACTTTGGCTGGAATGTGACTTGTGGATCTTGTTCATGAACCATATGGAGAAAACTGTATTCCCAATAAAACAAAAGAGTCAAACCCGGCTCCCCGGTGAGGTTACTTTTTTAGTGATAATCTTTTATTTGCATCATACACCTCATCACAAAGTGGGGGATATTGTGAGTGTGAAGGGTCACCCACttctgccaccaccaccccttAATTCAATATTCGCCAGTCAATGAAACGAAATGGCTTGTCAACGCCATTCAGAATGTATCTTCACAAAGCTTGACAGGGGTAGTGAGGAATGTCCAGTGTGGGGATGGCCGTCTGCATGCTTTTTAGACCTGTCAACGATTGGAATGTTTTTGCTGGCTGGAACTCGGCCCGGGTTGCAAGGACCTGGCCCAAGATCAGATATAAAGAGGATGGTTCATGTTACAGCTGATGTTGGATGTTGAAAGAGTTCATGTACACCTTGGCTTGGGGTGGACTTGTCTTCAGATCTGCTCAGGGGCTGACATTCTCCTCTGATGGTTCCAATGTGATTTCACTTTGTCCAGAGCTGGAGGTTGATTTGTTGGTGATCGAGGAGCAGCAGTTTGCTACTTTGTGGGCTATGCGGAGATCTCAGCCCGGGTAAGGGATCCGGGGCAGACAGAATGTAATCGATGCTGAATTTGATCTCTGATTCGGctttgagcagggggctggtgtcttGGGGCTGTCCCCCAGGGCTCTCATTCCCAAAGAATATTTCGGATGTCAGATGCCCAGTCTTGGAGCCGACCGCCATCTCGCCACAGTAGGAGACATCGTGTAAGAGATTGCCCAGCTCTCCTGCTTCTGGAGATGGGGACACTTCCTTGTTGTTGGGCTGATATTTTGGGAACCGTTTCAcgctcctccgcctcctcctccgcctGTAATTCCCATTTTCAAACAGGTCTAACATCGACTCACAGCCTGAAGCGAAGGTCCAGAAATTACCCTTGCCCCTCTCGTTTCCCTCTGACCTTGGAACCTGGGTTCATAGAGATACAAGAAGAGATTCATTATTCAACTGGAATGAGCTGCCTTGCATTTCTATATGAAAGAGCAGAATTTGACCCAGCTCACATTTTGCAGCAATCGGTCAATACCAGATCGCACGAACTCTGACACCACCCAGTCCCGATCTGGACAAACATCGATTCCAAAAGGAAATCCTGCTCAAGTGTGGGGTAGGGGAATTCATGTTGTCCCACTGAAGTGGGTTAAAATCGGTGCAATGATGCATTTGGAAAAATCGGGACAGATAACAGAGAGTCACATGGAGCTCAAAAAGTGAAGTTGATcaacaaaaaaatgaaaatcatgtCAGCGATACCCCAACTGCCATATACCCATCCCCCGGTAAACCTCACCGCTCCCAACTCCTTCCCCAATATCCTCAAAACTCAATCCCATTGCTCCCAAAACCTTCCCCAATATCTATAAAACCCAACCCCACTGcgcccacctccatccccaatatcatagaaattacagtgctgaaggaggccattcagcccaacgagtctgccccggcccttggaaacagaacCCTaatcaatcccatgcctcctctaatccctgtaaccccacttaacgattttggatactaagggcaatttagcatggtcaatccacctagcccgcacatcttaggAGTGTGGGacggaaccggagcacctggaggaaacccatgcagacgtggggacaacatgcagactctgcaaagacagtcatccaagccgggaatcgaaccgagaaCCCAAAAGCGGAGAAGCTGTGTTCTTGctacactgtgctgccctacgctCAAAACCCAaccccattgcccccaaatccttCCCCAATAACCATAAAACCCAACCCATCGATCCCAGCTCCATCCTCAATATCCATAAAACCCAACCCCATCGCTCCCAACTCCTTCCCCAATAACCATAAAACCCAACCCATCATTCCCAGCTCCATCTTCAATATCCATGAAATCCAACCCCATCGCTCCCAACTCCTTTCCCAATATCCATAAAACCCAACTCCATCGCTCCCAGTTCTATCCTCAATATCCATAAAACCCAAAGCCATGGCTCCCACCTCCTGCCCCAATAACCATAAAACCCAACCCATCATTCCCAGCTCCATCCTCAATATCCATTAAACCCAACGTCATCATTCCCAAGTCCTTCCCCAGTATCCATAAAACCTAACCCCATCGCTCCCAACTCCATCCCCAATATCCATAAATACCAACCCCATCGCTCCCAACACCTTCCACAATATCCATAAAACCCAACCCCATCACTCCCAACCCCATGCCCAATATCCATAAAACCCAACCCCATCACTCCCAACCCCATGCCCAATATCCATAAAACCCAACCCCATCACTCCCAATTCCATCCCCAATATCCATAAAACCCAACCTCATCACTCCCAACCCCATGCCCAATATCCATAAAACCCAACCCCATCACTCCCAATTCCATCCCAAATATCCATAAATCCCAACCTCAACACTCCCAACTCCATCCCCAATATCCATAAAACCCAACCCCATTGCTCCCAACACCTTCCCCAATATCCAtaaaccccaaccccatcactccCAACTCCTTCCCCAATATCCATAAAATCCAACCCCATCGCTCCCAATTCCTTCCCCAATATCCATAAAACCCAGCCCCATCGCTCACAATTCCTTCCCCAATATCCATAAAACCCAACCCCATCTCCTTTCCCAGTATCCATAAAACCCAACCCCATCActcccaacaccatccccaaTATCCATAaaacccaaccccatcacccacaACTCCTTCCCCAATATCCATAAAGCCCAACCCCATCGCTCCCAACTCCATCCCAATATCCATAAAACCCAACCCCATCACTCCGAACTCCATCCACAATATCCATAAAACCCAACCCCATCACTCCCAACTCCTTGCACAATATCTATAAAACCCAACCCCATCGctcccaactccatccacaaTATCCATAAAACCCAACCCCATCTCCTTTCCCAATATCCATAAAACCCAACCCCATCGCTCCCAACTCCTTCCACAATATCCATAAACCCAACATCGCTTCCAATTCCTTCCCCAATATCCATAAAACCCAACCCCATCACTCTCAACTCCATCCCCAATATCGATAAAACCCAACCCCATTGCTCCCAGCTCCATCCCCAATATCCTCAACACCCAACCCCATTGTTCCCAACTCCATCCACTATATCCATAAAACCCAACCTCATCATTCCCAACTCCATCCCAAATATCCATAAAACCCAACCCCATTGCTCCCATCTCTACCCCAATATCTTTAAAACCTAACCCCATTGCTCCCAACTCTACCCCAATATCCTTAAAACCCAACCCCATCActcccaacaccatccccaaTATCCTCAAAACCCAACCCCATCACTCATATCCTCAAAACCCAACCCTATCACTCCCAACTCCATTCCCAATATCCTCAAAACCCAATTCCTTCCCCAATATCTATAAAACCCAACCCCATCACTCCCAACTCCATCCCCAATATCCATAAAACCCAACCCCATCACTCCCAACTCCTTTCCCAATATCCATTAAACCCAACGCCATCACTCCCAAGTCCATCGCCAAGATCCTCAAAACCCAACCCCATCGCTCCCATCTCCATCCCCAATATCCATAAAACCCAACCTCAACACTCGCAACTCCATCCCCAATATCCGTAAAATCCAACCCCATCGCTCCCATCTCCATCCCCAATAGCCATAAAACCCAACCCCATCACTCCCAACTCCATCCCCAATGTCCATAAAATCCAACCCCATTGCTCCCAGCTCCATCCCCATTATCCATAAAACCCAACCCCATCACTCCCAACTCCATCCCCAATATCCATaaaacccaaccccatccccaatatccaTAAAACCCAACCCCATCACTCCCAATTCCATCCCCAATATCCATAAAACCCAACTCCATCACTCCTAACTCCACCCCCAATATCCATAAAACCCAACCCCATTGCTCCCAACTCCATCCACTATATCCATAAAACCCAACCTCATCACTCCCAACTCCATCCCCAATATCCTTAAAACCCAACCCCATTGCTCCCAGCTCTACCACAATACCCTTAAAACCCAACCCCATCAGTCCCAACACCATCCCCAATGTCCTCAAAACCCAACCCCATCACTCCCAACACCATCCTCAATATCCTCAAACCCCAACCCTATCACTCCCAACTCCATTCCCAATATCCTCAAAACCCAACCCTATCACTCCCAGCTCCATGCCCTATATCCATAAACCCAAACCCATCACTCCCAACTCCATCCCCAATATCCTTAAAACCCAACCCCAGCACTCCCAACTACATCCCCAATATCCATAAAACCCAACCCCATCACTACCAACTCCATCCCCAATATCCATAAAACCCAACCCCATCATGCCCAGCTCCATCCCCAATATCCATAAAACCCAACCCCATTGCTCCCAACTCCATCCCCAATATCCATAAAACCCAACGCCATCGCTCCCAACTCCATCCCCAATATCCATAAAACCCAACCCCATcactcccaacaccacccccaataTCCTCAAAACCGAACCCCATCACTCCCAACTCCTTCCATTTTCTAAAAGATATTTAGACTTCCCaatttattcttttccaattaaggggcaatttggcgtggccaatccaccgagcctgcacatctttgggttgtgggggcgaatcccacgctaACATggcgtgaatgtgcaaactccacacggacagtgacccagagccgggatggaacctgggacgtTGGTGccttgaggccacagtgctaactcactgcgccaccgtgctgccccccaactCCTTCCATAATATCCATAAAACCCAACCCCATCACTCCCAACTCCATCCCAATAACCATAAAACCCAACCCCAGCACTCCCAACACCATTCCCAATATCCATAAAATCCAACCCCATCACTCCCAATTCCATCCCTAATATCCACAAAACCCAACCCCATCGCTCCCAACTCCATCCCATATATCCATTAAAACCCAACCCCATCACTCCCAACTCCTTCCACAATATCCATAAAATCCAATCCCATCACTCCCAACTCCATCCCCAAGATCCTCAAAACCCAACCCCATCACTCCCAACTCCTTCCACAATATCCATAAAACCCAACCCCATCGCTCCCAATTCCATCCCCAATATCCATAAAACCCAACCCCATTGCTCCCAATTCCTTCCCCAATATCCATAAAACCCAACCCCATCACTCCCAATTCCATCCCTAAGATCCTCAAAACCCAACCCCATCGCTCCCAACTCCATCCCCAATATCCATAAAACCCAACCCCATCACTCCCAACTCCTTCCCCAATATCCATAAAACCCAACCCCATCACTCCCAACTCCTTCCCCAATATCCATAAAacccaactccatcactcccaactccttccatttttaaaaataaatttagaatacccaattcatcttttttttccaattaaggcgcaatttggcatggccaatccacctcgcctgcacatctttgggttgtgggggcgaaacccacgctaacacggggaaaatgtgcaaactccacacggacagtgacccagagccggggtcgaacctgggacctcggtgccgtgaggccacagtgctaactcactgcaccaccgtgctgccccccaactCCTTCCATATAACCATAAAACCCAACCCCATCACTCCCAACTCCTTCCCAATAACCATAAAACCCAACCCCATCACTCCCAACTCCTTCCATATAACCATAAAACCCAACCCCATCACTCCCAACTCCTTCCACAATATCCATAAAACCCAACCCCATCACTCCCAACTCCTTCCACAATATCCATAAAACCCAACCCCATCACT
This genomic window contains:
- the foxl3 gene encoding forkhead box L3, whose product is MFDNSQYPYNCFNYDGDDYPPCSSDEEKKVSRPAYSYIALIAMAIQQSPAYRITLSGIYDFIITKFPYYRANQRAWQNSIRHNLSLNSCFVKVPRSEGNERGKGNFWTFASGCESMLDLFENGNYRRRRRRRSVKRFPKYQPNNKEVSPSPEAGELGNLLHDVSYCGEMAVGSKTGHLTSEIFFGNESPGGQPQDTSPLLKAESEIKFSIDYILSAPDPLPGLRSPHSPQSSKLLLLDHQQINLQLWTK